A window from Chryseobacterium vaccae encodes these proteins:
- a CDS encoding SDR family oxidoreductase, translating to MKVLVIGANGRVGSLLVTKLTAKYQVLAGSRNPNSPNNTDNIEQVYMDLLSDVDTLAESMNGVDVIYFVSGSRGKNLLQIDLHGAIKTMQAAEKAGVHRYIMLSSVFALQPEHWKESFLSDLTDYNIAKHYADLYLTTQTGLDYTILQPGGLKEGQGTGKIETNVTSPGSNSIANVVDTLVAVLENNSTIGKVILMHDGNTPIDEALNQLG from the coding sequence ATGAAAGTATTGGTTATTGGAGCAAATGGTAGAGTCGGATCTCTTTTAGTTACTAAACTAACTGCTAAGTATCAGGTTTTAGCGGGCTCAAGAAATCCAAATTCACCAAATAATACAGATAATATTGAGCAGGTTTACATGGATTTGCTCAGCGATGTTGATACGCTTGCAGAAAGTATGAATGGTGTTGATGTTATTTATTTTGTTTCTGGATCGCGTGGTAAAAATCTTTTACAGATAGATTTACATGGAGCGATTAAAACCATGCAAGCTGCTGAAAAAGCCGGAGTTCATCGTTATATCATGTTGAGTTCAGTTTTCGCATTACAACCGGAGCATTGGAAGGAATCTTTTCTCAGTGATCTTACAGATTATAATATTGCTAAACATTACGCTGATCTCTACCTCACCACCCAAACTGGTCTTGATTATACTATTTTACAACCCGGAGGACTTAAAGAAGGGCAAGGAACAGGAAAAATAGAGACCAATGTTACCAGCCCTGGAAGTAATTCTATTGCTAATGTTGTTGATACCCTTGTCGCAGTATTGGAAAATAATTCAACAATTGGTAAGGTTATTTTGATGCATGATGGAAATACACCGATTGATGAAGCACTTAATCAACTTGGATAA
- a CDS encoding nuclear transport factor 2 family protein, translating into MKNIQEQKNMNSGSGNSNPDGLRQNVGKISKKIFSSIPRVAIISALTAGGLLISCQDKNNQNIKTEVMQNNQEQKKAILKAIDLYVEAGRKGDGNIAKPAFASTATMSWSEAGALKSVPIQVLFDGFSAAEPMEANYKLTTLDVEGDAAIVRIESQFGPNKYADMFTLVKDGNDWKIISKIYQTIK; encoded by the coding sequence ATGAAGAACATTCAAGAACAAAAAAATATGAATTCGGGTTCCGGAAATTCTAATCCTGACGGTTTAAGGCAAAACGTTGGAAAAATATCGAAGAAGATATTTTCTTCAATACCAAGGGTAGCAATTATCTCAGCCTTGACCGCTGGTGGATTATTAATTTCATGTCAAGATAAAAACAATCAAAACATTAAAACAGAAGTTATGCAAAACAATCAAGAGCAAAAAAAAGCTATCCTGAAAGCAATAGATTTATATGTTGAAGCAGGAAGAAAAGGCGATGGCAATATTGCTAAACCGGCATTCGCATCAACTGCAACCATGTCATGGTCTGAAGCCGGAGCATTGAAAAGTGTACCAATACAGGTGCTTTTTGACGGATTTTCCGCAGCAGAGCCAATGGAAGCAAATTATAAATTGACAACTTTAGATGTGGAAGGTGATGCGGCGATCGTGAGAATCGAATCTCAATTTGGACCGAACAAATATGCCGATATGTTTACACTGGTAAAAGACGGCAATGATTGGAAAATTATAAGTAAAATCTATCAAACCATAAAATAA
- a CDS encoding nuclear transport factor 2 family protein, whose protein sequence is MSANKNINTVQDYEDVLAAMEGYVNGLKTGNVAELKKTFHKDAIMYGHLGSDLSEGSIDNLYTYVEKFGAAPNIKTNLTVLHKTPTTAVVRIEMEHDAADEDFTDFHSLIKIDGAWKVIAKLFHLYDK, encoded by the coding sequence ATGTCAGCAAATAAAAATATTAACACCGTTCAGGATTATGAAGATGTCTTGGCGGCAATGGAAGGCTATGTCAATGGACTTAAAACAGGAAATGTTGCAGAATTAAAAAAAACCTTTCACAAGGATGCTATCATGTATGGTCACTTAGGTAGTGATCTGTCGGAAGGAAGTATAGATAATCTGTACACCTATGTGGAGAAATTTGGCGCAGCGCCCAACATCAAAACCAATCTTACGGTTTTACACAAAACACCCACTACAGCAGTTGTTCGTATCGAAATGGAACACGATGCTGCCGATGAAGATTTTACAGATTTCCATTCATTGATCAAAATTGATGGAGCTTGGAAAGTTATTGCAAAACTTTTTCATCTCTACGATAAATAA
- a CDS encoding NADH:flavin oxidoreductase/NADH oxidase, translating into MSKLFSRLAVKSVTFRNRIITSPMCMYMAEDGFASDWHLVHYGSRAMGGAGAVMLEATAIRADGRIGVGDLGIWKDEHIEMLTKITSFIKSTGSVPSIQLAHAGRKGSMWTSGRESHPLMPDEENGWEVIAPSAIAFSSTIQTPREMTLEDIEELQQAFADAAARALEAGFEMIEIHSAHGYLINEFLSPIPNKRTDHYGGSIENRARFLFEIIDKVKAVWPTELPIAVRISATDWMEDGWDIDDSVWLSKKLAGKGIDIVDVSSGGTVPNAKITVGSGYQLPFASKIKRELKDQLLVGTVGMITSAHQAETILTNGDADLIFIGRELLRNPYFPLDAAKQLRSEVPVPKPYELAF; encoded by the coding sequence ATGTCAAAATTATTCAGTCGGTTAGCGGTTAAATCAGTTACGTTTAGAAATAGGATTATCACTTCTCCAATGTGTATGTACATGGCCGAAGATGGCTTTGCAAGTGATTGGCACTTGGTTCATTATGGTTCGAGAGCAATGGGAGGCGCCGGTGCAGTAATGCTGGAAGCAACAGCTATTAGAGCTGATGGACGTATTGGTGTTGGAGATTTGGGAATCTGGAAAGACGAACATATTGAAATGCTTACCAAGATCACGTCATTTATAAAAAGTACAGGATCTGTTCCGTCAATTCAATTGGCACATGCCGGTAGAAAAGGAAGTATGTGGACTTCAGGACGTGAGAGCCATCCGTTAATGCCCGATGAAGAAAATGGATGGGAAGTGATTGCGCCTTCTGCTATTGCATTTTCGTCAACAATACAAACACCCCGCGAAATGACTCTGGAAGATATTGAAGAACTTCAACAAGCCTTTGCGGATGCTGCCGCGAGAGCGTTAGAGGCTGGTTTTGAGATGATCGAAATTCACAGTGCGCACGGTTATCTGATCAATGAATTTCTGTCACCTATTCCAAACAAAAGAACCGATCACTATGGCGGAAGTATTGAAAATAGAGCAAGATTTTTATTTGAAATTATTGATAAAGTTAAAGCAGTATGGCCTACTGAACTTCCAATTGCTGTTCGTATTTCGGCTACAGACTGGATGGAAGATGGCTGGGACATTGATGATTCAGTTTGGCTAAGCAAAAAATTAGCAGGGAAGGGAATTGACATTGTTGATGTTTCTTCCGGAGGTACCGTTCCGAATGCTAAAATTACAGTAGGCTCAGGTTATCAATTACCATTTGCAAGTAAGATTAAGCGTGAGCTGAAAGATCAATTATTAGTGGGAACAGTCGGTATGATAACCAGCGCACATCAAGCCGAAACGATCTTGACCAATGGAGATGCTGATCTTATTTTCATAGGTCGAGAACTTTTACGAAATCCTTATTTTCCTTTAGACGCCGCAAAACAGCTTCGATCGGAAGTTCCTGTTCCGAAACCTTACGAGCTTGCCTTTTAA
- a CDS encoding putative quinol monooxygenase translates to MNIYLTVVVKAKPEHVQEIKDLLYSLPELSKKEEACIEYDVHQSIDDENTFILNEKWESVDGLDLHNEQSYSKEFFASFDKLQEQPIIYRSA, encoded by the coding sequence ATGAATATTTATTTAACCGTTGTCGTAAAGGCAAAACCTGAGCATGTGCAAGAGATAAAAGACCTTCTATACAGTCTCCCGGAATTATCTAAGAAAGAAGAGGCCTGCATCGAATATGATGTCCACCAGAGTATTGATGATGAAAATACTTTTATCCTTAATGAAAAATGGGAAAGTGTAGATGGCTTAGATCTCCATAATGAGCAATCATATTCAAAGGAGTTTTTTGCATCATTCGATAAATTACAAGAGCAACCGATTATTTATCGATCCGCATAA
- a CDS encoding SDR family oxidoreductase, whose product MKKLNESVTIITGASSGIGAATALKLGKAGTSIVLVSRADDKIEKVKQQIEEEGGKAEIFVADVTDIEQMKAMIDFAIEKFGRIDNLVNNAGLMLFSQWKDVAIDEWNAMIDTNIKGYLNAIAAVLPKMLEQKSGHIVNMGSVAGINIDVGAGIYHGTKFFVRAITESLRKEVSVHKGIKISLISPGVINTGWADKVTNKEGAEIAAELNKQAIEPEDIANAVLFAFDQPDNVNVNDIVISPTLQDW is encoded by the coding sequence ATGAAAAAATTAAATGAGTCCGTCACCATTATTACCGGTGCATCTTCCGGAATTGGTGCGGCAACAGCATTAAAATTAGGCAAAGCCGGAACCAGTATTGTTTTGGTGTCCAGAGCCGATGATAAAATAGAAAAAGTAAAACAACAGATTGAAGAAGAAGGTGGTAAAGCTGAAATCTTTGTTGCCGATGTAACAGATATTGAGCAAATGAAAGCGATGATTGATTTTGCCATTGAGAAATTTGGAAGGATAGACAACTTGGTTAATAATGCTGGTCTGATGTTATTTTCACAATGGAAGGACGTCGCGATTGATGAGTGGAATGCAATGATTGATACCAATATCAAGGGGTATCTGAATGCAATTGCAGCAGTTCTTCCTAAAATGTTGGAGCAGAAATCCGGTCATATTGTCAATATGGGCTCTGTGGCAGGAATCAATATCGATGTCGGTGCAGGTATCTATCATGGAACTAAATTTTTCGTTCGGGCAATTACCGAAAGTTTAAGAAAAGAAGTTTCTGTTCATAAAGGAATTAAGATAAGCCTGATAAGTCCGGGAGTGATTAACACTGGATGGGCAGATAAGGTGACCAATAAGGAAGGGGCGGAAATCGCGGCAGAGCTGAACAAGCAGGCTATTGAACCTGAAGACATTGCAAATGCTGTGTTATTTGCATTTGATCAACCTGATAATGTCAACGTGAATGATATCGTTATCAGCCCAACTTTGCAAGACTGGTAA
- a CDS encoding NADH-dependent flavin oxidoreductase, with protein MNKYNKLFSPLSFDKGVSLKNRIVMSPMTTWASNEDFTISDEEVEYYHKRVNGVGLVITGCTHVMANGIGFTHEFAGYDDTFLPSLKKLANAAKSGGAPAFLQMFHAGNKAIPDLIPNGEVVSASAISSGPILLSDKENLPRELTENEILEIIKAFGETAKRAIEAGFDGVEIHGAHGFLLQNFISPFFNKRNDQWGGSLENRLRLSLEIVREVKKVVSEYADRPFLIGYRISPEEMPQQTYGLQDTFILIDKLIEENIDYLHFSLLDAVNQKTIDSEFSDEPISVVLNNYVNDRVPVLVAGSITTPSMVNQVLEYGVSMVAIGRTLVINPDWVELVASGEEEKIDSNLKLDTAEDKKIPAKLMAIFEVLKGWVSLEP; from the coding sequence ATGAATAAATATAATAAGCTATTTTCTCCTTTATCATTTGACAAAGGAGTGAGTTTAAAAAACAGAATTGTGATGTCGCCAATGACCACTTGGGCATCGAATGAAGACTTTACCATATCTGATGAAGAAGTCGAATATTACCATAAAAGAGTAAATGGGGTAGGATTGGTGATTACAGGATGTACTCACGTAATGGCAAATGGAATTGGTTTTACCCACGAATTTGCAGGATATGATGACACTTTTCTTCCTAGTCTGAAGAAGTTGGCCAATGCAGCTAAAAGTGGTGGTGCACCGGCATTTTTACAAATGTTTCATGCAGGAAATAAAGCAATTCCTGATCTAATTCCCAATGGCGAAGTGGTAAGTGCAAGTGCGATTTCAAGTGGACCAATACTGCTTTCTGATAAAGAAAATCTGCCGAGAGAATTAACTGAAAATGAGATTCTGGAAATTATCAAAGCATTTGGAGAAACTGCCAAAAGAGCGATCGAAGCAGGTTTTGATGGAGTTGAGATTCACGGAGCTCACGGGTTTTTACTTCAGAATTTCATATCCCCTTTTTTCAATAAAAGAAATGACCAATGGGGAGGTTCTCTTGAAAATCGTTTGAGACTTAGCCTTGAAATTGTTCGTGAAGTGAAAAAAGTAGTTTCAGAATATGCTGATCGTCCTTTTCTTATAGGTTACAGAATCTCACCTGAAGAAATGCCTCAACAAACCTATGGACTTCAAGATACTTTCATTTTAATTGATAAGTTGATTGAAGAAAACATCGATTATCTACATTTTTCCCTATTGGATGCTGTAAATCAAAAAACAATTGATTCAGAATTTTCGGATGAGCCAATATCAGTTGTACTCAACAATTATGTCAACGACAGAGTTCCTGTTCTTGTTGCCGGAAGTATTACAACACCTTCAATGGTAAATCAGGTTTTAGAATATGGTGTTTCTATGGTGGCAATAGGCAGAACTTTGGTTATCAATCCGGATTGGGTAGAATTAGTTGCAAGTGGAGAAGAAGAAAAAATAGATTCAAATCTTAAACTTGATACGGCAGAAGATAAAAAAATCCCCGCGAAATTGATGGCAATTTTTGAAGTGTTAAAAGGTTGGGTTTCATTGGAGCCTTGA
- a CDS encoding MarR family winged helix-turn-helix transcriptional regulator — MKEISTILNILKVQSIITKKFDGLSLHGLSLTDYMILYILGNAPGHRLKRIDLAENTGLTASGITRIILPLEKMGLVEKESSDRDARVSYVKLTSAGERIFTEATTTAEYISKKLLEGIVTEDLNVFAGQLKILGGDL; from the coding sequence ATGAAAGAAATAAGTACAATTCTGAATATTTTAAAGGTTCAATCTATCATTACGAAAAAGTTTGACGGCTTAAGCCTACACGGTTTAAGCCTTACCGACTACATGATTCTGTACATTTTAGGTAATGCTCCAGGTCATCGTTTAAAAAGGATTGATCTAGCAGAAAATACAGGTTTAACCGCCTCTGGCATTACGCGCATTATTTTACCACTGGAAAAAATGGGACTTGTGGAGAAAGAAAGTAGCGATAGGGATGCCAGGGTGAGTTATGTAAAACTCACTTCTGCCGGAGAAAGAATTTTTACAGAAGCGACCACTACGGCGGAATACATATCCAAAAAGCTCTTAGAGGGGATTGTAACGGAAGATTTGAATGTTTTCGCCGGACAATTGAAAATCTTAGGGGGCGATCTTTAA
- a CDS encoding GIY-YIG nuclease family protein has product MNMDKKYRKKLNAEFLEMRPLMGVLTILNNAENKIFIKESFNLGALTNRIRFELNNGRFDIKSLQEDWIRLGEENFVFKIAITVPWEENKFIDYKKKLQKARNDLQEEQSKAKNIY; this is encoded by the coding sequence ATGAACATGGACAAAAAATACAGAAAAAAATTAAACGCTGAGTTTTTAGAGATGAGACCGTTAATGGGTGTATTGACTATTCTGAATAATGCAGAAAATAAAATATTTATTAAAGAGAGTTTTAATTTAGGAGCGCTTACCAACAGAATTCGGTTTGAGCTGAACAACGGACGATTTGATATCAAGAGCTTACAGGAGGATTGGATCCGGCTAGGAGAGGAGAATTTCGTTTTTAAAATTGCAATCACTGTTCCATGGGAAGAGAACAAATTCATAGACTATAAAAAGAAGTTGCAGAAAGCTAGAAATGATCTGCAAGAAGAGCAAAGCAAAGCCAAAAATATATACTGA
- a CDS encoding DUF1330 domain-containing protein, giving the protein MGSNTYLYPTYEAGRDLMLKNIQGAIVNLNLIHLKEIADYSEFPEIAPASEISGYEAFMLYIDLAKPFLEQDGGEILFVGKGDRFLIGPQDEQWDICMLIRQRSVSDFFAFEQNPDYMKITGHRVAAILDSRLLPLEITL; this is encoded by the coding sequence ATGGGAAGCAACACCTATTTATATCCAACTTACGAAGCCGGCCGGGATCTTATGTTAAAAAATATTCAAGGAGCAATCGTAAATCTAAATCTGATACATTTAAAGGAAATTGCTGATTATTCCGAGTTTCCTGAAATTGCACCTGCCAGCGAAATTTCGGGTTACGAAGCTTTTATGCTCTATATAGACCTTGCCAAACCTTTTCTAGAGCAGGATGGTGGAGAGATTCTTTTTGTTGGAAAAGGAGACCGCTTTTTGATAGGTCCTCAGGACGAACAGTGGGATATCTGTATGTTGATTAGACAAAGAAGTGTATCGGATTTTTTTGCTTTCGAGCAGAATCCGGATTATATGAAGATTACGGGTCATCGTGTCGCTGCCATATTGGATTCAAGACTTTTACCCTTAGAGATCACATTGTAG
- a CDS encoding alpha/beta fold hydrolase: MGYIELKNATIYYEVFGAENNETIILISGLNTQMTRWELPFCNKLVEEGFRVICFDNRDCGKSTFTTYDSNDSRSFSLNDFLQHPEKYPAPYSLLDMADDIKDLLHSLGIRSANIVGRSMGGIIAQLFASRYPAMTQTLTLLMSSSFNPALPKADDALIGKMTNSTANFHDNKQAYIHEKVDFMKAIYGNKYSFNEEKERWLIIEDESRKSPFVRPFRQIIALLSYQYDSNVLTSLHVPTLTIHGDEDPLFNIEHAVDLKNTIPYCELIIKRGMGHAIPDSLFPSLVKDISNFIAKTE, encoded by the coding sequence ATGGGATATATCGAGCTAAAAAATGCTACCATCTATTATGAAGTATTTGGAGCTGAAAACAACGAAACTATCATACTCATCAGTGGGTTAAACACACAAATGACCCGTTGGGAACTTCCATTTTGTAATAAGCTTGTAGAAGAAGGATTTCGCGTAATCTGCTTTGACAACAGAGACTGTGGAAAAAGTACTTTTACTACCTATGATAGCAACGACAGCCGTAGCTTTTCTTTGAATGATTTTCTACAGCATCCAGAAAAATATCCTGCCCCTTATTCTTTATTGGATATGGCAGATGATATAAAAGATTTGCTGCATTCACTTGGCATCAGGAGCGCAAATATTGTAGGGCGTTCAATGGGTGGCATCATAGCACAGCTATTTGCATCACGATATCCGGCAATGACTCAGACACTGACTTTATTGATGTCTTCAAGCTTTAATCCTGCCCTTCCGAAGGCAGATGATGCATTGATAGGCAAAATGACAAACAGCACTGCAAATTTTCACGATAATAAGCAAGCTTATATACATGAAAAAGTTGATTTTATGAAAGCTATTTATGGAAATAAATATAGTTTTAATGAAGAAAAAGAACGTTGGTTAATTATCGAAGACGAAAGCCGAAAGTCTCCATTCGTTAGGCCATTTCGTCAGATCATTGCCCTGCTGAGTTATCAATATGATTCAAATGTTCTTACTAGTCTCCATGTACCCACATTGACGATACATGGAGATGAAGATCCGTTATTTAATATTGAACATGCAGTTGATTTAAAAAATACTATTCCTTACTGTGAGCTGATCATAAAAAGAGGAATGGGACACGCTATCCCGGATTCACTATTTCCGTCACTGGTGAAAGACATTTCAAATTTTATTGCTAAAACTGAATGA
- a CDS encoding MBL fold metallo-hydrolase encodes MNMQTNYSHLKIPFDTLEIYILSDGYFDIGSYQPIVATDAAPADLQNELNRLHLPADIYEAPINVMLIRKNEQLILVDTGEGFYDKKNAGKLLHSLKSAGFGASDISDVLITHAHRDHIGGILTENDNLVFPNVRFYISRTELEFWFAQQPNFPNSRRPEFGHGSVSLVKQILGAITHRLGIFDAGDELFSCIKTQAAPGHTPGHIIFTVYSGKLSITHLVDLVHSTVLISNPVWGTQWDADFSLGIDTRKNILEQCHKQKSVVCASHLPWPGIGFIERADDQWQWTPKPYISPLLLTF; translated from the coding sequence ATGAATATGCAAACAAACTACAGTCACCTCAAGATTCCATTTGATACCCTGGAAATCTATATTCTTTCCGATGGATATTTTGATATAGGATCATATCAACCCATTGTTGCTACGGATGCAGCACCTGCAGATCTTCAAAATGAGCTCAACCGACTGCACTTACCTGCCGATATCTACGAAGCTCCTATTAATGTGATGCTTATCCGAAAGAATGAACAATTAATACTCGTAGATACAGGAGAAGGCTTTTATGATAAAAAAAATGCAGGAAAATTATTACATAGTCTGAAAAGTGCCGGATTCGGAGCCAGTGATATTTCAGATGTATTGATAACGCATGCTCATCGGGATCATATTGGGGGTATATTAACCGAAAATGATAATCTGGTATTTCCAAATGTAAGATTCTATATTTCACGGACTGAACTGGAATTCTGGTTTGCACAGCAGCCGAATTTCCCCAACAGCCGGAGGCCTGAGTTTGGACATGGTTCTGTTTCACTGGTCAAGCAGATATTAGGAGCCATTACCCACCGTTTAGGAATATTTGATGCAGGTGATGAATTATTTTCCTGTATTAAAACACAGGCAGCTCCCGGACATACTCCCGGACACATCATATTTACGGTTTATTCGGGTAAGCTATCCATTACGCATCTGGTTGATCTGGTTCATAGTACTGTATTGATCTCTAATCCGGTTTGGGGTACACAATGGGATGCTGATTTTTCTTTGGGGATCGACACCCGAAAAAATATACTGGAACAATGTCATAAACAAAAATCTGTGGTTTGTGCGTCCCACCTTCCCTGGCCGGGAATAGGCTTTATCGAACGTGCCGATGATCAGTGGCAATGGACTCCAAAACCATATATTTCACCATTGCTACTTACATTTTGA
- a CDS encoding alpha/beta fold hydrolase, with protein MNQSIFKSPEGKDNIIRAYDDAIKNTPLNLKTGVLKTTFGDTHFLEAGSQHQEIIVLLHGTSSNATSWLSDIAEYSKQYKVIAIDIIGEAGKSAETRPSYETKDFAEWLKEIFDRLNISKANIIGLSQGGWLALRFAISFPELVDRLVLLTPAGVVPTKTTFIIKAILYSLLGTTGRIKINRLVLGSQRVDQKIVAFMDLIQTNFNARIEKEYIFSDDELSRLTMPVLFIGGEQDVIRSNQEIAARLQHIIDDFTIVIIPEMGHVLTGLAPRIFPFLNKTKC; from the coding sequence ATGAATCAATCAATCTTTAAAAGCCCTGAAGGAAAAGACAATATTATCCGGGCTTACGATGATGCCATAAAAAATACGCCACTGAATTTGAAAACCGGTGTGCTGAAAACAACTTTTGGGGACACCCATTTTTTGGAGGCCGGAAGCCAACACCAAGAAATCATCGTATTACTGCACGGCACGTCTTCTAATGCGACGTCATGGTTATCAGACATAGCCGAATATTCAAAACAATATAAAGTCATAGCAATAGATATTATCGGAGAGGCAGGAAAGAGCGCAGAAACCAGACCTTCTTATGAAACAAAAGACTTCGCGGAATGGCTAAAAGAGATTTTTGATAGGCTCAATATCAGCAAGGCAAATATAATTGGATTATCGCAAGGAGGATGGTTGGCATTACGCTTTGCAATAAGCTTTCCTGAATTAGTCGACCGCTTAGTTTTGTTGACACCGGCGGGAGTAGTTCCTACCAAAACAACATTTATCATTAAAGCCATCCTCTATTCCCTTTTGGGAACAACTGGACGTATCAAGATTAATAGATTGGTCTTGGGAAGCCAGCGTGTGGATCAAAAAATTGTAGCATTTATGGATTTAATACAAACCAATTTTAATGCGAGGATAGAAAAAGAATATATTTTTTCAGATGATGAACTCAGCCGTTTGACAATGCCTGTGTTATTCATCGGCGGAGAACAGGATGTAATCCGCTCTAATCAGGAAATTGCCGCTAGATTGCAACATATTATCGACGACTTTACCATAGTAATCATTCCGGAAATGGGACATGTTTTGACTGGATTAGCACCACGAATATTTCCGTTTTTAAACAAGACCAAATGCTAA
- a CDS encoding PaaI family thioesterase, with product MHTHMQYPTPISKTLGIDIVEAGLGTATVQINATKEKHSNQQGTIHGGLLCELADAAIGTAHSTLIQEGETFTSVELKINFYRPVFEDIITAKASPLHNGKNLSHYQCDIFRSDGKKAAMITSTVMTLRGDKATGR from the coding sequence ATGCATACACACATGCAATATCCGACACCGATATCAAAAACACTGGGGATAGACATTGTTGAAGCCGGTTTAGGTACAGCTACTGTACAGATCAATGCTACAAAAGAAAAGCACAGTAACCAACAGGGAACCATTCACGGAGGTCTGCTTTGTGAACTGGCAGACGCAGCCATCGGAACCGCACATTCGACCCTTATTCAGGAAGGCGAAACTTTTACATCCGTAGAATTGAAAATCAATTTTTACCGACCCGTTTTCGAGGATATAATCACTGCCAAAGCATCACCCTTACATAATGGAAAAAACTTAAGCCATTATCAATGCGATATTTTCCGCAGTGATGGTAAAAAAGCCGCTATGATAACAAGTACGGTCATGACTTTAAGAGGTGATAAAGCGACAGGACGTTAA
- a CDS encoding DinB family protein produces MKEVKSQSFVRWFDRQFDSNTGAEHFDEFLKRLEHFPTVLKKLLKSCPIEVSTCKMGGKWSVNEHIGHLILLEDLWRIRFRDIKEGKPDMSPADLNNTAIDESSFNNMLVEELIKNLASERHKTIAMLQKMSEEDLLKTSIHPRLQQPMTIIDLMHFVAEHDLHHLHAIQSIIGSMETM; encoded by the coding sequence ATGAAAGAAGTAAAGTCACAATCATTTGTCAGATGGTTCGATCGACAATTTGATTCAAACACGGGTGCGGAACATTTTGACGAATTTCTAAAACGACTCGAACATTTTCCAACTGTTTTAAAAAAGCTGCTAAAAAGTTGTCCTATAGAAGTTTCAACCTGCAAAATGGGAGGTAAATGGTCTGTCAATGAGCATATAGGGCATTTAATCCTTTTAGAAGATCTATGGCGAATCCGTTTTAGAGATATAAAGGAAGGAAAACCAGATATGTCTCCTGCCGATTTAAACAATACAGCAATCGATGAGTCTTCTTTTAACAACATGTTGGTTGAAGAGCTTATTAAGAACCTGGCCAGCGAAAGACACAAAACAATTGCAATGCTTCAAAAAATGAGTGAAGAAGACTTATTGAAGACAAGTATACATCCGAGGTTACAACAGCCAATGACTATCATTGATCTGATGCATTTTGTTGCAGAGCATGATTTGCACCATTTGCACGCCATACAGTCCATAATAGGAAGCATGGAAACTATGTAA
- a CDS encoding alpha/beta hydrolase, with protein sequence MVLKLKYAVYSNYMFFRLIFLYLSFLPFAVNAQNGAQKKYVFFLHNKFLEGHPLNASHPKYGPAAYTAILEKIQSTNSVILSEKRKPDTDPKMYAKKVILKIDSLHNHGVPYDQISIVGTSQGGYIAQYISYYAKNPDLKFVFIGSSFKNDSMNKDQKFRLYGKILSINEKTDVDAELLSRQLRFKNSDLKSFKEMTLNTGLEHGFLFRALDEWIIPAKAWINSNKL encoded by the coding sequence GTGGTCCTTAAATTAAAATACGCTGTTTATTCAAATTATATGTTTTTCAGGTTAATATTTCTTTATCTGTCATTTCTTCCATTTGCTGTTAATGCTCAAAATGGTGCTCAAAAAAAGTATGTCTTTTTTTTGCATAATAAATTTTTGGAAGGACATCCGTTAAATGCATCCCATCCTAAATACGGACCAGCGGCATATACAGCTATTTTAGAAAAAATTCAATCCACAAATTCTGTCATACTATCTGAAAAAAGAAAACCCGACACTGACCCTAAGATGTATGCGAAAAAGGTGATCTTGAAAATTGACAGCTTACATAACCATGGAGTTCCTTATGATCAAATTTCAATTGTCGGAACGTCTCAAGGAGGCTATATAGCTCAATACATCTCCTATTATGCCAAAAATCCAGATTTGAAATTTGTTTTTATTGGCTCAAGCTTTAAAAATGATTCGATGAATAAAGATCAAAAGTTCAGGCTCTACGGTAAGATTTTATCGATTAATGAAAAAACCGATGTTGACGCTGAGTTATTATCAAGGCAACTTAGGTTTAAAAATTCTGATTTAAAATCTTTTAAAGAAATGACCCTCAACACAGGTCTGGAACACGGCTTTCTGTTCAGGGCATTAGATGAGTGGATAATACCTGCCAAAGCGTGGATCAATAGTAATAAACTTTAA